The following proteins come from a genomic window of Streptomyces liliiviolaceus:
- a CDS encoding SDR family oxidoreductase: MERAEQASQQNAGPLDGRIALVAGATRGAGRAMAVELGRAGATVYVTGRTTRDRVSEVGRTTETIEGTAELVDEAARAAGVAGRGIAVPTDHLEPEQVRALVERIDREQGRLDILVNDIWGGDVHLDFTTDKQPDMWDMDLAKGLRIMRLGIESHLVTSHIAAPLLVRNPGGLLVEVTDGTEEYNRRYRKPLFYDLAKTAPIRMAYDLGEELKEYGCTAVCVTPGWLRSEAMLDTAFKVTEEDWRDACEQAPHFAISESPTYIGRALVALAADPDVARWNGQSLSSGGLAREYGFTDVDGSAPDAWRYLLEVESQGKPADVTGYR; encoded by the coding sequence ATGGAGAGAGCAGAGCAGGCTTCACAGCAGAACGCGGGACCGCTCGACGGCAGGATCGCGCTGGTCGCGGGTGCCACGCGCGGCGCCGGCCGGGCCATGGCGGTCGAGCTGGGGCGCGCGGGGGCCACGGTGTACGTGACGGGACGCACGACCCGCGATCGGGTCAGCGAGGTCGGCCGGACCACCGAGACGATCGAGGGGACGGCCGAACTCGTCGACGAGGCCGCCCGCGCCGCGGGTGTCGCGGGCCGGGGGATCGCCGTCCCCACCGACCACCTGGAACCGGAGCAGGTACGCGCCCTGGTCGAGCGCATCGACCGGGAGCAGGGCCGCCTCGACATCCTCGTCAACGACATCTGGGGCGGGGACGTCCACCTCGACTTCACGACCGACAAACAGCCCGACATGTGGGACATGGATCTCGCCAAGGGGCTGCGGATCATGCGCCTGGGCATCGAGTCGCACCTCGTGACCAGCCACATCGCGGCGCCCCTGCTCGTCCGCAACCCCGGCGGACTGCTCGTCGAGGTCACGGACGGCACCGAGGAGTACAACCGGCGCTACCGCAAGCCCCTGTTCTACGACCTCGCCAAGACGGCTCCCATCCGGATGGCGTACGACCTGGGGGAGGAACTGAAGGAGTACGGCTGTACGGCGGTCTGCGTCACCCCGGGCTGGCTGCGCTCCGAGGCGATGCTCGACACGGCGTTCAAGGTCACCGAGGAGGACTGGCGGGACGCCTGCGAGCAGGCACCGCACTTCGCGATCTCCGAGTCGCCCACGTACATCGGGCGGGCTCTGGTCGCCCTGGCCGCCGACCCGGACGTGGCCCGGTGGAACGGGCAGTCGCTGTCCAGCGGTGGGCTCGCCCGGGAGTACGGCTTCACCGACGTCGACGGCTCGGCGCCCGACGCGTGGCGCTATCTGCTGGAGGTGGAGTCGCAGGGCAAGCCGGCGGACGTGACGGGCTACCGCTAG
- a CDS encoding helix-turn-helix transcriptional regulator encodes MRAARLIKMVLLLQSRPSMTAAELARELEVSERTITRDAQALSEAGVPVYADRGRTGGYRLVGGYRTRLTGLARSEAEALFLSGVPGALREMGLEDASSAALLKVSAALLPSLKDASRTAAQRFHLDAPGWFAEPKTPELLPAIAEAVWDDRRITARYRREETDLERELEPYGLVLKAGVWYVCARVVGPEQAPEQRPGPFRVYRIERFTSAEPAGDRFERDETFDLPGFWADQAEQFARSLLRATIVVRLTEAGARRLKHTVDPLSAQEALDAAGPPDGEGRVTLTLPVESYDVAYTQFLSLGPEAEVLEPAELRKRFCDAAARIAAYYIDAATRADKD; translated from the coding sequence ATGCGCGCTGCCCGGCTCATCAAGATGGTGCTGCTTCTGCAGTCCCGGCCCTCCATGACCGCCGCCGAGCTGGCGCGCGAGCTGGAGGTGTCCGAGCGGACGATCACGCGGGACGCGCAGGCGCTGTCGGAAGCGGGCGTACCCGTGTACGCCGACCGCGGCCGCACCGGCGGATACCGCCTGGTCGGCGGCTACCGGACCCGCCTGACAGGCCTCGCCCGCAGCGAGGCCGAGGCCCTGTTCCTGTCCGGCGTACCCGGCGCCCTGCGCGAGATGGGCCTGGAGGACGCCTCCTCCGCCGCCCTCCTGAAGGTGTCCGCCGCCCTGCTGCCCTCCCTCAAGGACGCCTCCCGCACCGCGGCCCAGCGCTTCCATCTGGACGCCCCCGGGTGGTTCGCCGAGCCGAAGACCCCCGAACTGCTGCCCGCGATCGCGGAGGCGGTCTGGGACGACCGCCGGATCACCGCGCGCTACCGCCGCGAGGAGACGGACCTGGAGCGCGAGCTGGAGCCGTACGGGCTCGTCCTCAAGGCCGGTGTCTGGTACGTGTGCGCCAGGGTCGTCGGGCCGGAGCAAGCACCGGAGCAGCGCCCCGGCCCCTTCCGGGTCTACCGCATCGAACGGTTCACCTCCGCCGAACCGGCGGGCGACCGCTTCGAGCGCGACGAGACCTTCGACCTGCCCGGCTTCTGGGCCGACCAGGCCGAGCAGTTCGCCCGCTCGCTCCTGCGGGCGACGATCGTGGTGCGCCTCACCGAGGCCGGCGCGCGGCGGCTCAAACACACCGTGGACCCGCTCTCGGCCCAGGAGGCCCTGGACGCGGCGGGCCCGCCCGACGGCGAGGGCCGGGTGACGCTCACGCTGCCGGTCGAGTCGTACGACGTCGCGTACACGCAGTTCCTCTCCCTCGGTCCGGAGGCGGAGGTACTGGAGCCGGCCGAGCTAAGGAAACGTTTCTGCGACGCCGCGGCCCGGATCGCCGCGTATTACATCGACGCGGCGACCCGGGCCGACAAGGACTAG
- the aceE gene encoding pyruvate dehydrogenase (acetyl-transferring), homodimeric type, with protein MTDPTAIQPSELDQLPDRDPEETAEWQASLDAVTEAAGPHRAAYLMRRTLERAEGNGLALPKLLETDYVNTIPTAAEPTVDGDEEMERRITAWNRWNAAAMVTRGAKHGVGGHIATFASAAWLYETGFNHFFKGKEADGSGDQLYIQGHASPGIYARAFLDGRLNETHLDNFRQEAGGNGLPSYPHPRRLPWLWEFPTVSMGLGPLSAIYQARFNRYLTNRDIKDVSASHVWAFLGDGEMDEPESTAALALASREGLDNLTFVINCNLQRLDGPVRANFKIVQELEAQFRGAGWNVIKSLWGNAWDELFRLDTTGALVRRLRQVPDAQVQTYQTRDAAYIRQDFFGSDPALVELAKLLSDDKILECFHLSRGGHEARKVYAAYKAAVEHKGAPTVILAQTVKGHTLGTGFASKNANHQMKKLSTDEFKQMRDLLELPIKDSDFVDGVVPYGHPGADSPEVRYLQERRAALGGPAPARRTQPLAPLPAPADKAFAAFDKGSGSQNVATTMAFVRLVKDLVRDKTSGKRWVPIVPDEARTFGMESLFPSLGIYSPKGQTYEPVDRDQLMYYKEAKDGQILNEGITEAGSMADFIAASTAYSTHGEAMIPFYIFYSMFGWQRTADQMWQLGDQLGRGFLVGATAGRTTLTGEGLQHADGHSPVIAATNPAALSYDPAFAYEVATIVKDGLRRMYGEAAPGEDQNVFYYLTVYNEPIPQPAKPAATGIDEGIVKGLYRFNTAESAGVQVNAANAARIQLLGSGTAIHWVLEAQKLLAEEWGVAADVWSATSWTELRRDALEADAALLRGEERVPFLRQALQGAEGPVLAVSDYMRQVPDQIAQWVEQDYSSLGADGFGLSDTRVAARRHFGVDAQSIVVAALAQLARRGEVPASAVKEARARYGL; from the coding sequence ATGACCGACCCCACCGCTATCCAGCCGAGCGAGCTCGACCAGCTCCCGGACCGCGACCCCGAGGAGACCGCCGAATGGCAGGCCTCCCTCGACGCCGTCACCGAGGCGGCCGGGCCGCACCGTGCCGCGTACCTGATGCGCCGCACGCTGGAGCGCGCCGAGGGCAACGGACTCGCGCTGCCCAAGCTGCTTGAGACCGACTACGTCAACACCATCCCGACCGCCGCCGAGCCCACCGTGGACGGCGACGAGGAGATGGAGCGCCGGATCACCGCGTGGAACCGCTGGAACGCGGCCGCGATGGTGACCCGCGGCGCGAAACACGGCGTCGGCGGCCACATCGCCACCTTCGCCTCCGCGGCCTGGCTCTACGAGACCGGCTTCAACCACTTCTTCAAGGGCAAGGAGGCCGACGGGTCCGGCGACCAGCTCTACATCCAGGGCCATGCCTCCCCCGGCATCTACGCCCGCGCCTTCCTCGACGGCCGTCTCAACGAGACGCACCTCGACAACTTCCGCCAGGAGGCGGGCGGCAACGGCCTCCCGTCGTACCCGCACCCGCGGCGCCTGCCCTGGCTGTGGGAGTTCCCGACGGTGTCGATGGGCCTCGGCCCGCTCTCCGCGATCTACCAGGCGCGCTTCAACCGCTATCTCACCAACCGCGACATCAAGGACGTCTCGGCGTCCCACGTGTGGGCGTTCCTCGGTGACGGCGAGATGGACGAGCCCGAGTCGACCGCGGCACTCGCCCTCGCGAGCCGCGAGGGCCTCGACAACCTGACCTTCGTCATCAACTGCAACCTGCAGCGCCTCGACGGTCCGGTCCGCGCGAACTTCAAGATCGTGCAGGAGCTGGAGGCCCAGTTCCGCGGCGCCGGCTGGAACGTCATCAAGTCGCTGTGGGGCAACGCCTGGGACGAGCTGTTCCGGCTCGACACCACCGGCGCCCTCGTCCGCCGTCTGCGGCAGGTCCCGGACGCGCAGGTGCAGACGTACCAGACCCGCGACGCCGCCTACATCCGCCAGGACTTCTTCGGCTCGGACCCGGCGCTCGTCGAGCTGGCGAAGCTGCTGAGCGACGACAAGATCCTGGAGTGTTTCCACCTCTCCCGCGGTGGTCACGAGGCGCGCAAGGTGTACGCGGCGTACAAGGCCGCCGTCGAGCACAAGGGCGCTCCGACGGTCATCCTGGCCCAGACGGTCAAGGGTCACACCCTGGGTACGGGCTTCGCGTCGAAGAACGCCAACCACCAGATGAAGAAGCTGTCGACGGACGAGTTCAAGCAGATGCGCGACCTGCTGGAGCTGCCGATCAAGGACAGCGACTTCGTCGACGGCGTGGTCCCCTACGGCCACCCCGGCGCCGACTCCCCCGAGGTCCGCTACCTCCAGGAGCGCCGCGCGGCCCTCGGCGGCCCGGCCCCGGCCCGTCGTACGCAGCCGCTGGCGCCCCTTCCCGCGCCCGCCGACAAGGCGTTCGCGGCCTTCGACAAGGGCTCCGGCTCGCAGAACGTCGCGACGACCATGGCCTTCGTACGCCTGGTCAAGGACCTGGTCCGCGACAAGACGTCCGGTAAGCGCTGGGTGCCGATCGTCCCCGACGAGGCGCGCACCTTCGGCATGGAGAGCCTCTTCCCGTCGCTCGGGATCTACTCCCCCAAGGGCCAGACGTACGAGCCGGTCGACCGCGACCAGCTGATGTACTACAAGGAGGCCAAGGACGGCCAGATCCTCAACGAGGGGATCACCGAGGCCGGTTCCATGGCGGACTTCATCGCCGCGTCGACCGCGTACAGCACGCACGGCGAAGCGATGATCCCGTTCTACATCTTCTACTCGATGTTCGGCTGGCAGCGCACGGCCGACCAGATGTGGCAGCTCGGCGACCAGCTGGGCCGCGGCTTCCTCGTCGGCGCCACGGCCGGCCGTACGACGCTGACGGGCGAGGGCCTGCAGCACGCGGACGGGCACTCGCCGGTGATCGCGGCGACGAACCCGGCGGCGCTGTCGTACGACCCGGCGTTCGCCTACGAGGTCGCGACGATCGTCAAGGACGGGCTGCGCCGGATGTACGGCGAGGCCGCCCCCGGTGAGGACCAGAACGTCTTCTACTACCTCACCGTCTACAACGAGCCGATCCCGCAGCCCGCGAAGCCCGCCGCCACCGGCATCGACGAAGGCATCGTCAAGGGGCTCTACCGCTTCAACACGGCGGAGTCCGCGGGCGTCCAGGTCAACGCCGCCAACGCCGCGCGGATCCAGCTGCTGGGCTCCGGCACGGCGATCCACTGGGTCCTGGAGGCGCAGAAGCTGCTCGCCGAGGAGTGGGGTGTGGCCGCGGACGTCTGGTCCGCCACGTCCTGGACCGAGCTGCGGCGGGACGCGCTGGAGGCCGACGCGGCGCTGCTGCGCGGCGAGGAGCGGGTGCCGTTCCTGCGGCAGGCGCTGCAGGGGGCGGAGGGGCCGGTGCTGGCCGTCTCCGACTACATGCGGCAGGTTCCCGACCAGATCGCGCAGTGGGTCGAGCAGGACTACTCGTCGCTGGGCGCGGACGGGTTCGGGCTCTCCGACACGCGGGTCGCTGCTCGGCGGCACTTCGGCGTCGACGCGCAGTCGATCGTGGTGGCTGCTCTGGCGCAGCTCGCGCGGCGGGGCGAGGTGCCCGCGTCCGCGGTGAAGGAAGCCCGCGCGAGGTACGGGCTGTAG
- a CDS encoding GntR family transcriptional regulator, translated as MTAPVVHSLREQIREHIVEGIVSGRWKPGERIVERRIATELEVSQTPVREALRELESLRLIESAPNKGVRVRNLTAADLEESYPVRAGLEAIAAELAAERLAADCSTLEPHVAALYEADRRADGTGQVRHTVAFHRELVRAAGNSVLLHTWEGLGIEVFTALSIRWLGTVQQSYAEEHEALVEAFRRRDPLIAELVKAHVLGCAPRTGDEPAS; from the coding sequence ATGACCGCGCCCGTCGTCCACTCGCTCCGCGAGCAGATCCGCGAGCACATCGTGGAGGGGATCGTCAGCGGCCGCTGGAAGCCGGGCGAGCGGATCGTGGAGCGCCGGATCGCCACGGAGCTGGAGGTCAGCCAGACCCCCGTACGGGAGGCCCTGCGCGAGCTGGAGTCCCTGCGGCTGATCGAGTCGGCCCCGAACAAGGGCGTACGCGTACGCAATCTGACCGCGGCCGACCTGGAGGAGAGCTACCCCGTCCGGGCCGGCCTGGAGGCCATCGCCGCCGAGCTGGCCGCGGAGCGCCTCGCGGCGGACTGCTCGACGCTGGAGCCGCACGTCGCCGCCCTGTACGAGGCCGACCGCAGGGCGGACGGCACGGGCCAGGTCCGCCACACGGTGGCCTTCCACCGCGAGCTGGTGCGCGCCGCGGGCAACAGCGTGCTGCTGCACACCTGGGAAGGCCTCGGCATCGAGGTCTTCACGGCCCTGTCGATCCGCTGGCTGGGCACGGTCCAGCAGTCGTACGCGGAGGAGCACGAGGCCCTGGTGGAGGCGTTCCGGCGCCGGGATCCGCTGATCGCGGAGCTGGTGAAGGCGCATGTGCTGGGCTGCGCCCCGAGGACGGGCGACGAACCCGCCTCGTGA
- the sucB gene encoding 2-oxoglutarate dehydrogenase, E2 component, dihydrolipoamide succinyltransferase: MAVSVTLPALGESVTEGTVTRWLKAEGERVEADEPLLEVSTDKVDTEIPSPAAGVLASIKVAEDETVEVGAELAVIDDGSGAPAAESAPAAEPAAAPAPEPAAAPEPAPQATPSAEAAAPAPAPTAEAASGGGSAEGTDVVLPALGESVTEGTVTRWLKEVGESVEADEPLLEVSTDKVDTEIPAPTSGVLLEIVVGEDETAEVGAKLAVIGAPGAAPAAAPAPAAPAPAPAAAAPAPAPAAPAAPAPAPAAPAAPAPQAPSAPAPQQQTAPAPDPAPAAPVPAPAPVTPAAAPAATSGDDGAYVTPLVRKLAAEHGVDLSSVKGTGVGGRIRKQDVIAAAEAAKAAAAAPAPAAAPAAPGAGKKAPTLEASPLRGQTVKMPRIRKVIGDNMVKALHEQAQLSSVVEVDITRLMKLRAQAKDSFAAREGVKLSPMPFFVKAAAQALKAHPAVNARINVDEGTITYFDTENIGIAVDSEKGLMTPVIKHAGDLNIAGIAKATAELAGKVRANKITPDELSGATFTISNTGSRGALFDTIIVPPNQVAILGIGATVKRPAVIETEEGTVIGVRDMTYLTLSYDHRLVDGADAARYLTAVKAILEAGEFEVELGL, encoded by the coding sequence ATGGCGGTTTCCGTAACCCTTCCGGCGCTCGGCGAGAGCGTCACCGAGGGCACTGTCACCCGCTGGCTGAAGGCCGAGGGCGAGCGCGTCGAGGCCGACGAGCCGCTGCTCGAAGTGTCCACCGACAAGGTCGACACCGAGATCCCCTCCCCTGCCGCCGGTGTGCTCGCCTCCATCAAGGTCGCCGAGGACGAGACGGTCGAGGTCGGCGCCGAGCTGGCCGTCATCGACGACGGCTCGGGCGCCCCCGCCGCCGAGTCCGCCCCGGCCGCCGAGCCCGCGGCTGCCCCCGCTCCCGAGCCCGCCGCGGCTCCGGAGCCGGCCCCGCAGGCCACTCCGTCCGCCGAGGCCGCCGCTCCGGCGCCGGCCCCGACCGCCGAGGCCGCCTCCGGCGGTGGCAGCGCCGAGGGCACCGACGTGGTGCTTCCGGCACTGGGCGAGTCGGTCACCGAGGGCACCGTCACCCGCTGGCTCAAGGAGGTCGGGGAGTCGGTCGAGGCCGACGAGCCGCTGCTTGAGGTCTCCACGGACAAGGTCGACACCGAGATTCCGGCGCCCACCTCCGGTGTGCTGCTCGAAATCGTGGTCGGCGAGGACGAGACCGCCGAGGTCGGCGCGAAGCTGGCCGTCATCGGCGCTCCCGGCGCGGCTCCGGCCGCGGCGCCCGCTCCGGCCGCCCCGGCTCCGGCGCCCGCCGCCGCTGCCCCGGCACCGGCTCCGGCCGCTCCCGCCGCTCCGGCTCCTGCTCCGGCGGCCCCGGCCGCTCCGGCTCCGCAGGCGCCCTCGGCTCCCGCGCCGCAGCAGCAGACCGCCCCGGCGCCCGACCCGGCTCCGGCCGCGCCGGTTCCGGCTCCCGCCCCTGTCACCCCGGCCGCGGCGCCCGCCGCGACCTCCGGCGACGACGGCGCGTACGTGACCCCGCTGGTGCGCAAGCTCGCCGCCGAGCACGGCGTCGACCTGTCCAGCGTCAAGGGCACCGGCGTCGGCGGGCGGATCCGCAAGCAGGACGTCATCGCCGCCGCCGAGGCCGCGAAGGCCGCTGCCGCCGCGCCGGCTCCGGCCGCCGCCCCGGCCGCGCCGGGCGCCGGCAAGAAGGCGCCGACGCTGGAGGCCTCTCCGCTGCGCGGCCAGACCGTGAAGATGCCCCGCATCCGCAAGGTCATCGGCGACAACATGGTGAAGGCCCTGCACGAGCAGGCCCAGCTGTCCTCGGTCGTCGAGGTCGACATCACCCGGCTGATGAAGCTCCGCGCGCAGGCGAAGGACTCCTTCGCGGCGCGTGAGGGCGTCAAGCTCTCCCCGATGCCGTTCTTCGTGAAGGCGGCGGCCCAGGCGCTGAAGGCCCACCCGGCCGTCAACGCCCGGATCAACGTCGACGAGGGCACGATCACCTACTTCGACACCGAGAACATCGGTATCGCGGTGGACTCCGAGAAGGGCCTGATGACTCCGGTCATCAAGCACGCGGGTGATCTCAACATCGCCGGTATCGCCAAGGCCACCGCCGAGCTGGCGGGCAAGGTCCGGGCGAACAAGATCACGCCGGACGAGCTGTCCGGGGCGACCTTCACGATCAGCAACACCGGGTCGCGTGGCGCGCTGTTCGACACGATCATCGTGCCGCCGAACCAGGTCGCGATCCTGGGCATCGGTGCGACGGTCAAGCGGCCGGCCGTCATCGAGACGGAGGAGGGTACGGTCATCGGCGTCCGCGACATGACGTACCTGACCCTCTCCTACGACCACCGGCTGGTGGACGGTGCCGATGCGGCGCGCTACCTGACCGCGGTCAAGGCGATCCTTGAGGCGGGCGAGTTCGAGGTCGAGCTCGGCCTGTAG
- the lpdA gene encoding dihydrolipoyl dehydrogenase codes for MANDASTVFDLVILGGGSGGYAAALRGAQLGLDVALIEKNKLGGTCLHNGCIPTKALLHAGEIADQARESEQFGVKATFEGIDIAAVHKYKDDVISGLYKGLQGLVASRKVTYIEGEGRLSSATSVDVGGRRVEGRHVLLATGSVPKSLPGLDIDGNRIISSDHALTLDRVPQSAIVLGGGVIGVEFASAWKSFGTDVTVIEGLKHLVPVEDENSSKLLERAFRKRGIKFNLGTFFDKAEYTQDGVRVTLADGKTFEAEILLVAIGRGPVSAGLGYEEQGVATDRGYVLVDEYMRTNVPTISAVGDLVPTLQLAHVGFAEGILVAERLAGLKTVPIDYDGVPRVTYCHPEVASVGITEAKAKEIYGADKVVALKYNLAGNGKSKILKTAGEIKLVQVKDGAVVGVHMVGDRMGEQVGEAQLIYNWEALPAEVAQLIHAHPTQNEAMGEAHLALAGKPLHSHD; via the coding sequence GTGGCGAACGACGCCAGCACCGTTTTCGACCTAGTGATCCTCGGCGGTGGTAGCGGCGGCTACGCCGCGGCCCTGCGCGGAGCGCAGTTGGGCCTGGACGTCGCCCTGATCGAGAAGAACAAGCTCGGCGGCACCTGCCTTCACAACGGCTGCATTCCCACCAAGGCCCTGCTGCATGCCGGCGAGATCGCCGACCAGGCACGCGAGAGCGAGCAGTTCGGTGTCAAGGCCACCTTCGAGGGCATCGACATCGCCGCCGTCCACAAGTACAAGGACGACGTGATCAGCGGCCTGTACAAGGGCCTGCAGGGCCTCGTGGCCTCCCGCAAGGTGACGTACATCGAGGGTGAGGGACGTCTGTCGTCCGCCACCTCCGTGGACGTCGGCGGGCGCCGCGTGGAGGGCCGTCACGTGCTCCTGGCGACCGGCTCCGTGCCGAAGTCGCTGCCGGGCCTGGACATCGACGGCAACCGCATCATCTCCTCCGACCACGCGCTGACGCTGGACCGCGTACCGCAGTCCGCGATCGTGCTGGGCGGCGGTGTCATCGGCGTCGAGTTCGCCTCGGCGTGGAAGTCCTTCGGCACCGACGTCACCGTGATCGAGGGCCTCAAGCACCTCGTCCCGGTCGAGGACGAGAACAGCTCCAAGCTTCTTGAGCGCGCGTTCCGCAAGCGCGGCATCAAGTTCAACCTCGGCACGTTCTTCGACAAGGCCGAGTACACGCAGGACGGCGTCCGCGTGACCCTCGCCGACGGCAAGACCTTCGAGGCGGAGATCCTCCTGGTCGCCATCGGCCGCGGCCCGGTCTCCGCCGGTCTCGGCTACGAGGAGCAGGGCGTCGCGACGGACCGCGGTTACGTCCTGGTCGACGAGTACATGCGCACCAACGTGCCGACCATCTCGGCCGTGGGTGACCTCGTCCCGACGCTCCAGCTCGCGCACGTCGGCTTCGCCGAGGGCATCCTGGTGGCGGAGCGTCTGGCCGGTCTCAAGACCGTCCCGATCGACTACGACGGCGTGCCCCGGGTGACGTACTGCCACCCGGAGGTCGCCTCCGTGGGCATCACCGAGGCCAAGGCCAAGGAGATCTACGGTGCGGACAAGGTCGTCGCTCTGAAGTACAACCTCGCGGGCAACGGCAAGAGCAAGATCCTCAAGACCGCGGGCGAGATCAAGCTCGTCCAGGTCAAGGACGGTGCCGTGGTCGGCGTCCACATGGTCGGCGACCGCATGGGCGAGCAGGTGGGCGAAGCCCAGCTGATCTACAACTGGGAGGCGCTGCCCGCCGAGGTGGCGCAGCTCATCCACGCGCACCCGACGCAGAACGAGGCCATGGGTGAGGCTCACCTCGCCCTGGCGGGCAAGCCGCTGCACTCGCACGACTGA
- a CDS encoding leucyl aminopeptidase, with protein sequence MTALTLSTAAAPGLRTDAIVVGVAKVTGSKSGDLVVAPGAEAVDKAYDGRLAGVLETLGASGGEGEVTKLPAPSGFKAPLVVAVGLGALPDKDDSFSAETLRRAAGVAARALAGTKKAAFALPVSDAADAGAIGEGVLLGSYAFDAYKEAAKDGKGAKNGKAPLAEATLLGGKARDKAFKAAIERATAVSEELNRARDLINTPPNDLNPEAFAAVAQAAAKEHGIKVQVLDEKALAKGGYGGILGVGAGSASAPRLVKLSYTSSKAKKHLAFIGKGITYDSGGISLKPAGHNETMKCDMSGAAAVFAAVVAAARLGLEVNVTGWLALAENMPSGSATRPGDVLRMYSGKTVEVLNTDAEGRLVLADALAKASEEKPDAIVDVATLTGAMMLALGNRTFGIMANDDAFRSAVHEAAEEVGEAAWPMPLPDHLKKGMDSPTADIANMGERYGGGLVAGLFLKEFVGEGITWAHLDIAGPAFNEQAPFGYTPKGGTGSAVRTLVRLAELTAVGDLG encoded by the coding sequence GTGACTGCTCTCACTCTCAGCACCGCCGCGGCGCCCGGTCTGCGCACCGACGCGATCGTCGTCGGTGTCGCCAAGGTCACCGGGTCCAAGTCCGGGGACCTGGTGGTCGCACCGGGCGCCGAAGCCGTGGACAAGGCGTACGACGGCAGGCTCGCCGGCGTTCTGGAGACCCTCGGCGCCTCGGGCGGCGAGGGCGAGGTGACGAAGCTGCCGGCGCCTTCCGGCTTCAAGGCACCGCTCGTCGTGGCGGTCGGCCTCGGTGCCCTCCCGGACAAGGACGACTCCTTCTCCGCGGAGACGCTGCGCCGCGCCGCCGGCGTCGCCGCCCGCGCCCTGGCCGGCACCAAGAAGGCCGCGTTCGCCCTGCCGGTCTCGGACGCCGCCGACGCGGGCGCCATCGGCGAGGGCGTGCTGCTGGGCTCGTACGCCTTCGACGCGTACAAGGAGGCCGCCAAGGACGGGAAGGGCGCCAAGAACGGCAAGGCCCCGCTCGCCGAGGCCACGCTGCTCGGCGGCAAGGCCCGCGACAAGGCGTTCAAGGCGGCGATCGAGCGCGCCACGGCCGTGTCCGAGGAGCTGAACCGCGCCCGCGACCTCATCAACACCCCGCCGAACGACCTGAACCCGGAGGCCTTCGCCGCCGTCGCGCAGGCCGCGGCCAAGGAGCACGGCATCAAGGTGCAGGTGCTCGACGAGAAGGCGCTCGCCAAGGGCGGGTACGGCGGCATCCTCGGCGTCGGCGCCGGTTCCGCGTCCGCGCCCCGGCTGGTGAAGCTCTCGTACACCTCGTCCAAGGCGAAGAAGCACCTCGCCTTCATCGGCAAGGGCATCACCTACGACTCGGGCGGCATCTCGCTCAAGCCCGCCGGGCACAACGAGACGATGAAGTGCGACATGAGCGGTGCGGCGGCGGTCTTCGCCGCCGTGGTCGCCGCCGCGCGGCTGGGCCTTGAGGTCAACGTGACCGGCTGGCTCGCGCTGGCCGAGAACATGCCCTCCGGCTCCGCCACCCGTCCGGGCGACGTGCTGCGCATGTACAGCGGCAAGACCGTCGAGGTGCTCAACACCGACGCCGAGGGCCGGCTCGTGCTCGCCGACGCGCTCGCCAAGGCGTCCGAGGAGAAGCCCGACGCGATCGTCGACGTGGCGACGCTGACCGGCGCGATGATGCTGGCGCTCGGCAACCGTACGTTCGGGATCATGGCGAACGACGACGCGTTCCGCTCCGCGGTGCACGAGGCCGCCGAGGAGGTCGGCGAGGCCGCGTGGCCCATGCCGCTGCCGGACCACCTGAAGAAGGGCATGGACTCCCCGACCGCCGACATCGCCAACATGGGCGAGCGCTACGGCGGCGGTCTGGTTGCCGGGCTCTTCCTGAAGGAGTTCGTGGGCGAGGGCATCACGTGGGCGCACCTCGACATCGCCGGGCCCGCCTTCAACGAGCAGGCGCCGTTCGGGTACACGCCCAAGGGTGGTACCGGGTCGGCCGTTCGTACGTTGGTTCGACTGGCCGAGCTGACGGCTGTCGGCGATCTGGGCTGA